In Panacibacter ginsenosidivorans, the following proteins share a genomic window:
- the zwf gene encoding glucose-6-phosphate dehydrogenase, which translates to MSNSNNHNRPPASVIFIFGGSGDLNQRKLIPALYNLFLDEWLPEKFAVVGLGRTHYEDETFRGHLYEAVQQFSRRKGELNGHWKDFSNYVSYLQMDAEDQESYHKISERVKAFEEQFGEHPNVIFYLAVAPQLVPDIATKLGALNICKDTRCTRIVVEKPFGHDLKSAQELNGLLAQIYDEDQIYRIDHYLGKETVQNILALRFANALFEPIWNRNYIDYVQITVAETVGVEGRGGYYEQSGALRDMVQNHILQLLCMIGMEAPVSFEANEIRNKKVDVLNAIRKIKKEEVQSYAVRGQYSEGWMQAKEVKGYRQEEKVDPHSSIETFAAVKFYIDNWRWQDVPFYVRTGKAMHQKTSIITIQFKRAPHYAFPPEAADTWRPNRLTISIQPEMDIRLRFQAKRPGQTMTLNPVDMIFSYHDAYEDGHEPEAYETLLLDVMEGNATQFMRADQVDAAWKVVMPIIEAWEARPPVDFPNYAPGSWGPEDAEALIARDGHNWVTLPAPHKE; encoded by the coding sequence ATGTCGAACAGTAATAATCACAATCGCCCACCTGCATCGGTGATATTTATTTTTGGCGGCAGCGGAGATTTAAATCAGCGTAAATTAATTCCTGCTTTATACAATTTGTTTTTAGATGAATGGCTACCAGAAAAATTTGCAGTAGTTGGTCTTGGGCGTACACATTATGAGGATGAAACTTTTCGTGGTCACTTGTATGAAGCCGTACAGCAATTTTCGCGTCGTAAAGGAGAATTGAACGGGCACTGGAAAGATTTTTCCAACTATGTCTCTTACTTGCAAATGGATGCAGAAGACCAGGAGTCTTATCATAAAATAAGTGAACGTGTAAAGGCATTTGAAGAACAATTTGGCGAGCATCCGAATGTAATTTTTTATCTGGCTGTAGCGCCACAATTAGTTCCTGATATTGCAACTAAACTTGGGGCGCTCAATATTTGCAAAGACACAAGATGCACACGTATTGTGGTAGAAAAACCTTTTGGTCATGATCTTAAAAGTGCGCAGGAATTGAATGGTCTTCTTGCACAGATTTATGATGAAGACCAGATATATCGGATAGATCATTACCTCGGTAAAGAAACTGTGCAGAACATTCTTGCATTGCGATTTGCCAATGCGTTGTTTGAACCGATATGGAACCGCAATTACATAGATTATGTACAGATAACCGTTGCAGAAACTGTTGGCGTGGAAGGTCGCGGTGGTTATTATGAACAAAGCGGTGCATTACGTGATATGGTGCAGAATCATATTCTTCAGCTGTTGTGTATGATTGGTATGGAAGCGCCGGTGAGTTTTGAAGCGAATGAAATACGCAACAAAAAAGTTGACGTGTTGAATGCCATTCGCAAAATAAAAAAAGAGGAAGTGCAGTCTTACGCAGTTCGCGGACAATACAGCGAAGGATGGATGCAGGCCAAAGAAGTAAAGGGTTACAGGCAGGAAGAAAAAGTTGATCCGCATTCATCAATTGAAACGTTTGCTGCGGTTAAATTTTATATAGATAACTGGCGCTGGCAGGATGTACCTTTTTATGTTCGCACCGGTAAAGCCATGCACCAGAAAACTTCTATTATCACCATACAATTCAAGCGTGCGCCACATTACGCGTTTCCGCCGGAAGCTGCAGATACATGGCGCCCCAATCGTTTGACTATTAGTATTCAACCGGAGATGGATATTCGTTTGCGTTTCCAGGCAAAGCGCCCAGGGCAAACGATGACGTTGAATCCTGTTGATATGATCTTCAGTTACCACGATGCGTATGAAGACGGTCACGAACCCGAAGCTTATGAAACTTTATTGCTTGATGTGATGGAAGGAAACGCCACACAGTTCATGCGTGCAGACCAGGTTGATGCTGCATGGAAAGTAGTGATGCCGATCATTGAAGCTTGGGAAGCAAGACCGCCTGTTGATTTTCCAAATTATGCGCCGGGCAGTTGGGGTCCGGAAGATGCAGAAGCATTGATCGCAAGAGATGGACACAACTGGGTTACATTGCCTGCGCCGCATAAAGAGTAA
- the gndA gene encoding NADP-dependent phosphogluconate dehydrogenase has product MDNQQFDFGMIGLGVMGRNLLLNMADHGFAVIGFDLDAQKGSTLESSATPGTKVKGVTTLADMVSQLKSPRKIMMLVPAGKPVDDVIESLLPLVQQGDIIIDGGNSHYTDTLRRVNYLHPKGFHFMGMGVSGGEQGARRGPSIMPGGDADAYQHVKPLLEAIAAKVNGEPCTAYMGKDAAGHYVKMVHNGIEYAIMQLISEVYDLLKRGLGLSNQELHDTFKQWNEGELQSFLVEITRDIFLQKDDITGNDLIDMILDKAGSKGTGKWTSQDAMELPIAIPTIDMSVALRTVSAYKEERVQAAALYKPSVKPLKGNKEAIIKQLHDALYFSTIICYAQGLSMLYKASDELKMDIPLKDVVKSWRGGCIIRSSLLETFYAAYNKKGKKLPNILLDRSIASLLKKKEKNIRTAVKLASQSKLACACLMSSLAYFDAYTTERMPTNLIQAQRDYFGAHTYERIDKEGKFHTEWQSHE; this is encoded by the coding sequence ATGGATAATCAGCAATTTGATTTTGGAATGATTGGTCTTGGTGTAATGGGCAGAAACCTTTTACTTAATATGGCGGATCATGGTTTTGCCGTTATTGGGTTTGACCTTGATGCACAGAAAGGAAGTACGCTCGAATCATCTGCTACACCTGGCACTAAAGTAAAAGGTGTAACTACATTGGCAGATATGGTAAGCCAGTTAAAATCTCCCCGAAAAATAATGATGCTTGTTCCTGCCGGCAAACCTGTTGATGATGTTATAGAAAGTTTGTTGCCATTAGTTCAGCAAGGCGATATAATTATTGATGGCGGTAACTCTCATTACACAGATACATTGCGTCGTGTAAATTATTTGCATCCCAAAGGCTTTCATTTTATGGGTATGGGTGTAAGCGGTGGCGAGCAGGGTGCTCGTCGCGGCCCAAGTATTATGCCCGGTGGCGATGCAGATGCATACCAACATGTAAAACCTTTGCTCGAAGCAATTGCAGCTAAAGTAAATGGCGAGCCATGTACAGCATACATGGGTAAAGATGCTGCTGGTCATTATGTGAAGATGGTGCATAATGGAATTGAATATGCCATCATGCAATTAATAAGCGAAGTGTATGATCTGCTGAAAAGAGGTTTGGGACTTTCTAATCAGGAGCTGCATGATACTTTTAAACAGTGGAATGAAGGTGAACTGCAATCATTCCTTGTAGAAATTACAAGAGATATTTTTTTGCAAAAAGATGATATTACAGGAAATGATCTTATTGACATGATCCTTGACAAAGCAGGCAGCAAAGGCACAGGCAAATGGACAAGCCAGGATGCAATGGAATTACCAATTGCTATTCCTACGATAGATATGTCTGTTGCGCTACGCACTGTTTCTGCATACAAAGAAGAAAGAGTGCAGGCGGCTGCATTATATAAACCATCTGTAAAACCTTTGAAAGGAAATAAAGAAGCTATCATCAAGCAATTGCATGATGCATTGTATTTCTCAACCATCATTTGTTATGCGCAAGGTTTATCAATGTTATACAAAGCATCTGATGAATTGAAGATGGATATTCCGTTGAAAGATGTGGTTAAATCATGGCGCGGAGGTTGCATCATACGTTCTTCATTGCTTGAAACTTTTTACGCTGCATACAACAAGAAAGGAAAAAAACTTCCAAACATTTTGCTTGACAGAAGCATTGCAAGCCTGCTAAAGAAGAAAGAAAAAAATATTCGCACTGCTGTAAAACTTGCATCCCAGAGCAAATTGGCGTGTGCATGTTTAATGAGTTCGCTTGCATATTTTGATGCATACACAACAGAACGCATGCCTACGAATTTGATCCAGGCACAACGAGATTATTTTGGAGCGCATACTTATGAGCGTATAGACAAAGAAGGAAAGTTTCATACTGAATGGCAAAGCCATGAGTAA
- a CDS encoding OmpA family protein — protein MASGKYLSILALTGLITTASFAQKSDADYGWVLDSSKRSVKNMPQQNEFLNNQYPYPSKPRSMWELGVSGGGSFIFSDIDPKFGFGGGLSLRKSLGHIFSVRGSYNGSINKGADYRLRNTYDGINGPWNGNYLIYGNKYVANYRTKVHQLSVDFIASLNTPSIYRGNPKTNIYLLAGYSILGADVDVDAVGSNGQPYNYTGINFEGKRSDIKSALKDKWDGEYESNGSIRNESRDAIGRSDKNWLIRHGLDLGAGIAFRVTDRVNIGIEQKFTMPFDDNLDAVKIGSANDFISATQFRLNFNIGNSSKNVLPLWWLNPNNYVYNEVNTPKHMKIPTPVLPDADGDGVTDQFDMEPNTPAGAAVDSHGTSRDTDGDGVPDYKDKEPLTARDCFPVDADGVGKCPEPPCCTELREKMMAKPACAITSLPSVQFKTGSLSLSATAKAVLNSVAQQMNANPECKVKLTGYYKGSDKRSMQLGWDRVNTVIKYLVEQQGIGEGRLIFSLSDGGDPNTVDLMGTTEEGPNSIPAPFPNLQKSK, from the coding sequence ATGGCAAGCGGAAAGTACTTATCAATCTTAGCCCTAACGGGGTTAATCACCACTGCTTCATTTGCACAAAAAAGTGATGCAGATTATGGCTGGGTGTTAGATTCTTCAAAAAGATCTGTGAAGAACATGCCTCAGCAAAACGAGTTTTTAAATAATCAGTATCCTTACCCATCCAAACCCCGCAGTATGTGGGAACTTGGCGTAAGCGGCGGCGGATCATTCATCTTTAGTGACATAGATCCTAAATTTGGTTTTGGCGGGGGGCTTTCTCTCAGAAAATCTTTAGGTCATATTTTCTCTGTAAGGGGTAGTTACAATGGTTCTATTAATAAAGGTGCGGATTATCGTTTAAGAAATACTTACGACGGAATTAATGGTCCTTGGAACGGGAATTACCTGATTTACGGAAACAAGTATGTAGCTAACTACAGGACAAAGGTTCACCAGTTATCGGTTGACTTCATTGCCAGCTTAAATACGCCAAGTATTTACAGAGGCAATCCTAAAACAAATATTTATCTTTTAGCAGGATACAGTATTTTAGGTGCTGACGTTGATGTTGACGCAGTGGGTTCTAATGGTCAACCATATAATTATACTGGTATTAACTTCGAAGGAAAAAGAAGTGATATAAAGAGTGCATTAAAAGATAAGTGGGATGGTGAATATGAAAGCAATGGTTCTATCAGAAATGAAAGCAGAGATGCTATCGGAAGAAGCGATAAGAACTGGCTGATACGTCACGGATTAGATCTTGGTGCAGGAATTGCTTTCAGAGTTACTGACAGGGTTAACATTGGCATAGAACAGAAATTCACAATGCCTTTTGATGATAATTTAGATGCGGTTAAAATTGGTTCTGCAAATGATTTCATCAGCGCAACCCAATTCAGACTCAACTTCAATATTGGTAATTCTTCAAAAAATGTACTGCCTCTTTGGTGGCTTAACCCAAACAATTATGTGTATAATGAGGTTAACACTCCAAAACACATGAAAATACCTACACCAGTATTACCTGATGCTGATGGTGATGGTGTTACTGACCAGTTTGATATGGAACCAAATACACCAGCTGGAGCTGCGGTTGACAGTCATGGTACAAGCCGCGACACAGATGGCGATGGTGTTCCTGATTATAAAGATAAAGAGCCACTTACTGCACGTGATTGTTTCCCTGTTGATGCTGACGGTGTAGGCAAATGCCCTGAACCTCCATGCTGCACAGAATTGCGCGAAAAGATGATGGCTAAACCTGCTTGTGCAATTACATCTTTGCCAAGCGTACAATTCAAGACCGGTAGCTTAAGCCTGAGTGCAACTGCTAAAGCTGTTTTAAATAGTGTGGCACAACAAATGAACGCTAATCCTGAGTGTAAGGTTAAATTAACCGGCTATTACAAAGGCTCTGACAAACGTTCAATGCAGTTGGGTTGGGATAGAGTTAATACCGTTATTAAATACTTAGTTGAACAACAAGGTATTGGCGAAGGTAGATTAATTTTCAGCCTGAGTGATGGTGGCGATCCTAACACTGTTGACCTGATGGGTACAACTGAAGAAGGTCCTAACAGCATTCCTGCTCCATTCCCTAATCTTCAGAAATCTAAATAA
- a CDS encoding polyprenyl synthetase family protein: MDKATQVIQQEIIQFEEYFKEAVRSRVPLLDRIMRYIVNRKGKQLRPKFVLLSAKLGGDINISTLRAASLVELLHTATLVHDDVVDDSDERRGFFSINALWKNKIAVIVGDYLLSKGLLLSLNNKDYKVLEILSEAIKLMSEGELLQLEKARNLNLKEDVYYDIIKGKTASLLASCCAAGASSTFDDDNKIERMRLFGEKTGMAFQIKDDLFDYGNTNIGKPTGNDIKEKKLTLPLIYTLNNCDKTTRNKIIYIVKNNNTDKTKVKYVIDAVHNTGGIDYATKKMLSFRDEALTILNEFEQTDVRDALEELVRFTTDRNF; encoded by the coding sequence ATGGATAAAGCAACACAGGTAATTCAACAGGAAATAATACAATTTGAAGAGTATTTCAAAGAAGCAGTTAGAAGCAGGGTGCCGCTGCTGGACAGGATAATGCGCTATATTGTTAATAGAAAAGGTAAACAACTAAGACCCAAGTTTGTATTGCTAAGTGCAAAACTTGGTGGTGACATAAATATATCTACTTTAAGAGCTGCATCACTTGTAGAATTATTGCATACGGCTACATTAGTTCATGATGATGTTGTTGATGATTCGGATGAGCGCCGTGGTTTTTTTTCAATTAATGCACTTTGGAAAAATAAAATAGCGGTAATCGTTGGAGATTACCTTCTCTCCAAAGGTTTGTTACTTTCACTAAACAATAAGGACTACAAAGTACTTGAAATATTATCAGAAGCAATAAAGCTTATGAGTGAAGGCGAATTATTACAACTCGAGAAAGCACGTAATTTAAATCTCAAAGAAGACGTTTATTATGACATTATCAAAGGCAAAACTGCTTCTTTGCTGGCATCCTGTTGCGCAGCAGGGGCATCTTCCACATTTGATGATGACAATAAGATTGAGCGTATGAGACTATTTGGTGAAAAAACCGGTATGGCCTTTCAAATAAAAGATGACCTTTTTGATTATGGCAATACAAATATTGGCAAACCAACCGGCAACGATATAAAGGAAAAGAAACTTACCTTACCATTGATTTATACATTAAATAACTGTGATAAAACAACAAGAAACAAAATTATCTACATTGTAAAAAATAACAATACTGATAAAACTAAAGTAAAGTATGTAATAGATGCAGTGCATAACACCGGAGGCATTGACTATGCAACAAAAAAAATGCTTTCTTTCAGGGATGAAGCTCTTACGATACTGAACGAATTTGAGCAAACGGATGTAAGAGATGCATTAGAAGAATTGGTGCGGTTTACAACAGATCGAAATTTTTAA
- the recJ gene encoding single-stranded-DNA-specific exonuclease RecJ yields MQKRWNIKKENEQDSATLSKALKIHPALCKILVQRGFNTFDKAKSFFRPQLSDLHAPWLMKDMRLAVQRIEGAINNKENILVFGDYDVDGTTAVACMYRFLKNQYSNVEFYIPHRYREGYGVSKAGIDFAKENNFTLIISLDCGIKSVDLITYAKTLGIDFIVCDHHLPDIEVPPAVAILNPKQKDCNYPYKELCGCGVGFKLIQALCETWQLPDTYFLEFLDLVATAIAADIVPVTGENRVLAFYGLKKVNENPCTGIKALLKLAAQEKEVHITNLVFIVAPRINAAGRMDDAKKAVQLFIENDFDKALEYAEMLHNDNTDRREADSNITEEALAIIQNDVSLINRKTTVVYRDHWHKGVVGIVASRLIESYYRPTIVLTKSGDIVAGSARSVPGFNLYEAIHACRQSLLGYGGHFAAAGMTLLEENVKAFADKFEEVVHNTITEESLIPEIVIDAAINFRDITQTFYSIILQMEPFGPGNMRPVFITRNAGETGFSKVVKEKHVRFVARQDGITLTGIGFNLAEKFHLLQKDKPFDIVYTLDMNEWNGQQSLQLRVIDFNIPQV; encoded by the coding sequence ATGCAAAAAAGATGGAACATAAAAAAGGAAAATGAACAGGATTCTGCAACATTAAGCAAAGCTTTGAAAATCCACCCTGCACTTTGTAAAATCCTGGTACAAAGAGGGTTTAATACATTCGACAAAGCAAAATCCTTTTTCAGACCACAACTTTCAGATCTCCATGCTCCCTGGCTCATGAAAGATATGAGGCTGGCGGTACAACGCATTGAAGGAGCAATTAATAATAAAGAAAACATACTAGTCTTTGGAGATTATGATGTAGATGGAACAACAGCTGTTGCCTGCATGTACAGGTTTCTTAAAAATCAATATTCTAATGTTGAATTTTATATCCCTCATCGTTATAGAGAAGGTTATGGCGTCTCAAAAGCCGGGATTGATTTTGCCAAAGAAAACAACTTTACACTTATTATTTCACTCGACTGCGGTATAAAATCTGTCGACCTTATTACTTATGCCAAAACTCTTGGTATAGATTTCATTGTTTGCGATCACCACTTACCAGATATTGAAGTACCACCCGCCGTTGCCATCCTGAATCCAAAACAAAAAGATTGTAATTATCCTTATAAAGAATTATGTGGTTGTGGGGTTGGTTTTAAGTTGATTCAGGCGCTTTGCGAAACCTGGCAATTACCTGATACTTATTTTCTCGAATTCCTAGATCTTGTTGCTACTGCAATCGCAGCCGATATTGTTCCTGTTACCGGCGAAAACAGGGTTCTTGCCTTTTATGGATTAAAGAAAGTAAATGAAAATCCATGTACCGGAATAAAAGCATTACTAAAACTTGCAGCACAGGAAAAAGAAGTACATATAACTAATCTTGTTTTTATTGTAGCACCGCGTATTAATGCAGCAGGTCGTATGGACGACGCAAAAAAAGCCGTGCAGCTTTTTATAGAAAATGATTTCGATAAAGCGCTGGAATATGCGGAAATGCTGCATAATGATAATACAGACCGCCGCGAAGCAGATAGCAATATTACAGAAGAAGCTCTAGCCATCATTCAAAATGATGTTTCGTTAATAAACCGTAAAACAACTGTAGTTTATCGCGATCACTGGCATAAAGGCGTGGTTGGCATTGTTGCATCAAGGCTTATTGAAAGTTATTACAGGCCAACTATAGTACTTACAAAAAGCGGAGATATAGTTGCCGGCAGTGCCCGCAGTGTACCGGGTTTTAATTTATATGAAGCCATACACGCATGCAGGCAAAGTTTACTCGGCTATGGTGGGCATTTTGCAGCAGCAGGTATGACGCTGCTCGAAGAAAACGTAAAAGCTTTTGCAGATAAATTCGAGGAAGTAGTACATAACACCATCACCGAGGAATCGCTTATACCTGAAATTGTTATTGATGCTGCGATAAATTTTAGGGACATTACCCAAACATTCTACAGCATTATTCTTCAGATGGAACCTTTCGGTCCCGGGAATATGCGCCCTGTCTTTATTACAAGGAACGCCGGGGAAACGGGTTTTTCAAAAGTTGTAAAAGAAAAACATGTACGTTTTGTTGCACGACAAGACGGCATAACATTAACCGGTATAGGATTTAACCTGGCAGAAAAATTTCATCTATTGCAAAAAGATAAGCCATTCGATATTGTTTATACGCTTGACATGAATGAATGGAACGGTCAGCAAAGCCTGCAATTAAGAGTTATTGATTTCAATATTCCTCAAGTTTGA
- the rsgA gene encoding ribosome small subunit-dependent GTPase A, whose product MKALVYKSTGSWYVVKTQTGKTMNARIKGIFKIDGITSTNPIAVGDEVEIEMENEVEQTATITNILPRKNYIARATPHQNKERHIVASNLDQLLLFATLKEPRTSQGFIDRFLIAAEAYHVPPIIVFNKADLYRKKEMQLFEERKEMYNAIGYKVLLTSVEKNEGLENLKLALKDKTTLLSGHSGVGKSTFINAIFPELELRTKEVSGWSGKGMHTTTFAEMFDLPFGGRIIDTPGIREFGITDIKKEELSHYFPEMRQLLQNCQFNNCIHINEPGCAVKYAAEHGKIAMERYVSYYNILESINDKSY is encoded by the coding sequence ATGAAAGCTTTGGTATACAAGTCTACAGGCAGCTGGTATGTTGTAAAAACCCAAACCGGTAAAACAATGAATGCCCGTATAAAAGGCATTTTTAAAATTGATGGCATTACTTCTACCAACCCCATTGCTGTTGGCGATGAAGTTGAAATAGAAATGGAAAATGAAGTGGAACAAACAGCTACAATTACAAATATTCTTCCACGCAAAAATTATATAGCAAGAGCCACACCTCATCAAAACAAAGAACGTCATATTGTTGCTTCAAATCTTGATCAGCTTTTACTCTTTGCTACATTAAAAGAACCGAGAACTTCGCAAGGATTTATTGACAGATTCCTGATAGCGGCAGAAGCTTACCATGTGCCGCCCATAATTGTTTTTAACAAGGCGGATCTATACCGTAAAAAGGAAATGCAACTTTTTGAAGAACGGAAAGAAATGTACAATGCTATTGGCTATAAAGTATTGCTTACAAGTGTTGAAAAAAATGAAGGGCTGGAAAATTTAAAACTTGCTTTAAAAGATAAAACCACTTTGCTTAGCGGTCATAGCGGTGTGGGTAAATCTACCTTCATTAATGCTATTTTTCCTGAACTTGAATTACGCACCAAAGAAGTAAGTGGCTGGAGCGGCAAAGGAATGCATACTACCACATTCGCAGAAATGTTTGATTTGCCATTTGGTGGAAGAATTATAGATACTCCTGGAATAAGAGAGTTTGGTATTACGGATATAAAAAAAGAAGAACTGTCGCACTATTTTCCTGAGATGCGCCAATTATTACAGAATTGCCAGTTCAATAATTGTATTCATATTAATGAGCCGGGATGTGCGGTTAAATATGCAGCGGAGCATGGAAAAATTGCAATGGAACGTTATGTGAGTTATTATAACATTCTTGAGTCCATCAACGATAAAAGTTATTGA
- a CDS encoding gamma carbonic anhydrase family protein codes for MTTILPVHGKFPKFGKNCFVAPNATIVGDVVMGNECSVWFNAVVRGDVHYIKMGDKVNIQDGAVIHCTFEKNPTNIGNNVSIGHNAIVHGCTVYDNVLIGMGAIVMDRCEIQSNSIIAAGAVVLEGTIVEEGSIYAGVPAKKVKDISKDLIHGEIDRIANNYVKYSSWFSDFNAAK; via the coding sequence ATGACAACTATATTACCTGTACATGGTAAATTTCCAAAATTTGGCAAAAATTGTTTCGTAGCACCTAATGCTACTATTGTTGGCGACGTGGTGATGGGAAATGAATGTAGCGTATGGTTTAATGCGGTAGTAAGGGGCGATGTACATTATATAAAAATGGGCGACAAAGTGAATATACAAGATGGGGCAGTTATTCACTGCACATTTGAAAAGAACCCCACAAATATTGGCAATAATGTATCTATTGGGCATAATGCGATTGTTCATGGCTGTACGGTTTATGACAATGTGCTGATTGGGATGGGCGCCATTGTAATGGACCGATGTGAAATTCAAAGCAATTCTATTATTGCTGCAGGGGCTGTTGTGTTGGAAGGAACGATTGTAGAAGAGGGCAGCATTTATGCCGGCGTACCGGCAAAAAAGGTAAAAGATATCTCCAAAGACCTTATTCATGGCGAAATTGACCGCATTGCGAATAACTACGTAAAATATTCTTCATGGTTTTCTGATTTTAATGCAGCGAAATAA
- a CDS encoding aspartate aminotransferase family protein, translating into MNQRQLFFQHVAQTSTEPIALEIAKASGMYQYDVNGKEYVDLISGFSVANIGHSNPKVVEAVQKQAAKYMHLIVYGEFIETPQVAYAKALTDNLPSSLNSVYFTNSGAEATEGAMKLAKRATGRWKIIAFNKSYHGSTQGALSLMGDEYFRNAFRPLLPDIHHFNYNSKEVIAAIDENTACIILETIQAESGVTKPLPEWLKAIRVKCNKTGTLLILDEIQAGFGRTGSLWAFEQYNIVPDILLLGKALGGGMPLGAFIADRKIMHTLTFDPVLGHITTFGGHPVSCAAGKAALEVLLQSNLINVVKKKEEILRQHLQHEKIIQLNTAGLWASLEFASFETNKKIIHKCINKGLITDWFLFAPNKMRIAPPLIITEEELINACKKIIEAIDEVFAE; encoded by the coding sequence ATGAACCAGCGACAGTTATTTTTTCAGCACGTTGCACAAACTTCAACAGAACCAATCGCCCTGGAAATCGCAAAGGCTTCCGGCATGTACCAATACGATGTAAATGGTAAAGAATATGTAGATCTTATTTCTGGTTTCAGCGTCGCCAATATTGGTCACTCAAACCCAAAGGTTGTTGAAGCAGTACAAAAGCAGGCCGCCAAATACATGCACCTGATCGTTTATGGAGAATTTATAGAAACACCCCAGGTTGCTTATGCAAAAGCACTTACAGATAATCTTCCATCATCACTCAATTCAGTCTATTTTACCAATAGCGGCGCCGAAGCAACGGAAGGCGCTATGAAACTTGCCAAACGAGCCACCGGGCGCTGGAAAATTATAGCTTTTAATAAAAGTTATCATGGTAGTACACAAGGCGCATTGAGCCTGATGGGAGATGAATATTTCCGAAATGCATTCCGTCCACTCTTGCCTGATATTCATCATTTCAATTACAACAGCAAAGAAGTAATTGCTGCCATAGACGAAAATACAGCTTGTATAATTTTAGAAACTATACAGGCAGAGAGTGGCGTAACAAAACCTTTACCGGAATGGCTGAAAGCAATTCGCGTAAAATGCAACAAAACAGGAACTTTACTTATTCTCGATGAAATACAAGCCGGTTTTGGAAGAACAGGTTCTTTATGGGCTTTTGAGCAATACAATATTGTTCCAGATATCTTACTCTTGGGAAAAGCTTTGGGTGGTGGCATGCCTTTAGGCGCTTTCATTGCAGACAGAAAAATAATGCATACATTAACTTTCGATCCTGTACTTGGTCATATTACAACGTTTGGTGGTCATCCTGTTTCCTGTGCTGCAGGAAAAGCTGCACTCGAAGTTTTATTACAAAGCAATTTGATCAATGTAGTAAAGAAGAAAGAAGAAATTTTAAGACAACATCTTCAGCATGAAAAGATCATCCAGCTAAATACCGCAGGTTTATGGGCATCCCTTGAGTTTGCTAGTTTTGAAACAAACAAAAAGATCATTCATAAATGTATTAACAAAGGCCTGATAACAGATTGGTTTTTGTTTGCGCCAAATAAGATGCGCATAGCGCCACCATTAATTATTACAGAAGAAGAGTTAATAAATGCTTGCAAAAAAATTATAGAAGCGATTGATGAAGTATTTGCTGAATAG